CCCGGCCAGCCCGAGAACCGTGTACAGGGCGCACATGGTGATCAGGCTGAACCAGACCTGGCCGGGGTCGATGACGTGCGAGTGGGCCTCCGAGGTGCGCAGGAGACCGTAGACGATCCAGGGCTGGCGGCCCACCTCGGCCACGGCCCAGCCAGCCTGCAAGGCAAGGTAGGGCATGGGAATGGCCAGGATGGAGGCCTTCAGGAGCCACGGCTTGTCAGCGATGCTTTTGCGCCACCAGAAGGCCGCGGCCGCGAAGAGGATCATCAGCGTGCCAAGGCCCACCATGAGGCGGAAGGAAAGGAAGGTCAGCATCACGGGCGGCCTATCTTCCTTGGGGAAGTCGAGCAGTCCCTTGACCTCGGCCGAGGGATCGTTGAAGGCCAGGAGCGAAAGCAGGCTCGGGATGGTCAGGGCCTCCACCGCATTGCCCTCGTTGGCCTCGTCGGGGATGACCAGAAGGCTCATGCCCGCGTTCTTTTGCGTCACCCAGTGCGACTCCATGGCCGCAAGCTTGGCAGGCTGCAATACGGCCACCTGATTGCCGTGATGGTGGCCGTGGGCGGCCACGAAGACGGCCATGGCCAAGGCCAGAGGCGCGGCCATGCGGTAGGCGCTGGAGAAGAATTCCACGTTCTGCTTTTTGAGGAGATGCCAGGCCGAGACGCCCATGACGAACATGGCGCCGACCAGATAACAACCCGCCATGGTGTGCACGAACTGGTTCCAGGCGAAGGGGTTTGTGGCCACGGCCATGAAGTCGGCCAGTTCGGCGCGGTCGTTGCGCAGCACGTAGCCCATGGGGTTTTGCATGAATCCGTTGGCCAGGATGATCCACACGGCCGAGAGATTCGCGCCGAAGAAGATCAGCCAGGCCACGAACGCGTGCGCTTTCTTCGAAAGCTTTTTCCAGCCGAAGACCCACACGCCGATGAAGGTGGACTCGAGGAAGAAGGCCGCTGTGGCCTCGATGGCCAGGAGCGATCCGAAGATGTCGCCCACGAAGGCGGAGTAGCGCGCCCAGTTGGTGCCGAACTGGAACTCAAGGGTGATGCCCGTGACCACGCCCACGGCGAAGTTGATGAGGAATAGCTTGCCCCAGAACTTGGTCATGCGCAGCCACTTTTCGTCGCCGGTGCGCACCCATTTCGTCTCGAAGATGGCGATGAGCAGCGACAGGCCGATGGTCAGGGGAACGAAAAGGAAATGGAACATGGTGGCTGCAGCGAACTGAAGCCGCGAAAGAAGCAGTACGTCCATGGTGACCCTCTCCGAATGAATTTGCGACGGCATGAGGCGATTGTCATGGCACTAGCGCGCTGTCCGGGAAATGGCAACATCCGGGATGGATTGTATGCCTTCTTGAATACGCTTCCAGGACTCCGGGCTTATTGGACGGTGATGAAAAATCCTTTCGAGTCAAGGCGTTGAGGAGGCGCGAAGGATTTTTTCGAGGGATGAAAAAAAACGCGCGCGGGAAGAGATGTCTTCCCGCGCACGATCAACCCAGGCTGTTGGAAAAGCCCCATCTACGGCTTTGCCGCGAAAAGCTCAAATCCTCAAACTCAGCTGAAGGCTTCGATCTTGGTCTTGAGTTCGCGCGCAATGGCCCGGCCGTACTCGTGGCAGCGGGTGAACGTCTCGTGGTCCGGACGGTTCTGAACCTTTATGGGGTCGCCGCCGACCATCTCCACGCCGATCTTGTCCAGCCACTCGGCCAGAATCTTCACCGACTCGCCGCTCCAGCCAAAAGAGCCGAAGCAGCCGCCGACCTTGTTCAGGGGCCGAAGACCCTTGAAGTACTGCAGCACCCCGGCCATGGCGGGCAGGATGCCGTTGTTGTGGGTGGGGCAGCCCACGACCAGCGCGCCGGAGTCGAAAAGCTCGGTCATGATCGTGGAGTGGTGGTCGTTCTTGACGTTCATGACCTTCACGGGCACGCCCTCGGCCGCGATGCCCGAGGCCACGGCCTCGGCCATGTGCTCGGTGGAGTGCCACATGGTGTCGTAAATGACCAGGGCGCGCTTGGCAGGCTTGGCCGTGGCGAACTCGCGGTACCTCTCCAGCACCCAGGCGCAGTCCTGGCCGCGCCAGATCAGGCCATGGTCGGGCAGTATCATCTCGACGTCCAGGTTCAGCTTGGCCAGCGCGTCCAGGGTCTTGATGACGATGGGCGAGAAGGGCTGCACGATGTTCGCATAGTACTCCTTGAGCGCGCGCAGCAGTTTATCGCGGTCCACTTCGTCGGCAAAGCGTTCGGACGTGGCCATGTTCTGGCCGAAGGCGTCGGAGGAGAAGAGCATCTTCTCTTCGGGGATGTAGGTGGCCATGTTGTCGGGCCAGTGCAGCATGCGCGTCTCGATGAACTGCATGGTGCGCTTGCCGATGGAGGCCACGTGGCCGGTGGGGCAGATTTCAAGCGGCCAGTCGTCGTGGTGGTAGATGGAGCGGATGTTCTTGGCGCCCATGGGCGAGCAGAATATCTTCTCTGGCTTCATGCGCTCCACGGCCTCCACCAGGCAGCCCGCGTGGTCGGG
The genomic region above belongs to Alkalidesulfovibrio alkalitolerans DSM 16529 and contains:
- a CDS encoding FprA family A-type flavoprotein, which encodes MRPFPITDDIHWVGAVAWATRDFHGYSRSPFGTTYNAFLVKDEKITLLDTVEEENKDELFCNVASLLGGDLTRVDYIVVNHLEPDHAGCLVEAVERMKPEKIFCSPMGAKNIRSIYHHDDWPLEICPTGHVASIGKRTMQFIETRMLHWPDNMATYIPEEKMLFSSDAFGQNMATSERFADEVDRDKLLRALKEYYANIVQPFSPIVIKTLDALAKLNLDVEMILPDHGLIWRGQDCAWVLERYREFATAKPAKRALVIYDTMWHSTEHMAEAVASGIAAEGVPVKVMNVKNDHHSTIMTELFDSGALVVGCPTHNNGILPAMAGVLQYFKGLRPLNKVGGCFGSFGWSGESVKILAEWLDKIGVEMVGGDPIKVQNRPDHETFTRCHEYGRAIARELKTKIEAFS
- a CDS encoding cytochrome ubiquinol oxidase subunit I; amino-acid sequence: MDVLLLSRLQFAAATMFHFLFVPLTIGLSLLIAIFETKWVRTGDEKWLRMTKFWGKLFLINFAVGVVTGITLEFQFGTNWARYSAFVGDIFGSLLAIEATAAFFLESTFIGVWVFGWKKLSKKAHAFVAWLIFFGANLSAVWIILANGFMQNPMGYVLRNDRAELADFMAVATNPFAWNQFVHTMAGCYLVGAMFVMGVSAWHLLKKQNVEFFSSAYRMAAPLALAMAVFVAAHGHHHGNQVAVLQPAKLAAMESHWVTQKNAGMSLLVIPDEANEGNAVEALTIPSLLSLLAFNDPSAEVKGLLDFPKEDRPPVMLTFLSFRLMVGLGTLMILFAAAAFWWRKSIADKPWLLKASILAIPMPYLALQAGWAVAEVGRQPWIVYGLLRTSEAHSHVIDPGQVWFSLITMCALYTVLGLAGFYLIAYHAAKGPHSPEKTAMPANAKE